ACATACAAGGCATGAAATATCAAAAACTCCCGATGCTTGACAGGCCTAAAAGGGAGATGGTGCGTCATTACCAGGGGGAGAAAAATGAAGCGGGGCAGTATCATACCGTCCGGAATTGTGTGTTTGAACCGTCCCAGTATCCTATTGGACGTGATAATGTTTCGGAATGCCTGAAAGGGATAAAAAATGCTTTTTTCTGGCGTAAGCCGGCAGTGATTACCGCCCACCGGCTCAATTTTATCGGTTTTATAGATTCCAAAAACCGGGACCGCAACCTGGATCAGTTCCGTGAGCTGCTGGATGCGATCCTGAAAAAGTGGCCCGATGTGGAATTTATGAACAGCAGTCAGCTTGGGGAGTTGATAGAACAGGGTCGTGAATAAACGGTAAAAGTAAATATTGTAACCTGAGTTCCAAAATTGGCAGGTAAAACCCGAAAAAGAGCGTTAAATAAGTGATTTCATCAAGAGACTATAAACCAAGCACCGTAGGTGCGAAATATCCGTAGCCTGGCAAGACGACGAACCCATATTTACCCGCAATGTATGTTATTGAAATCAGATTGAATTCAGGGTTCATTTGATGCCGCACCTACGGCGCTTCTTATTAATGGGGCCTCCGTATACCCCACGAAAATGCTGCGCATTCCCGTGGGGCTACGGACATGCCGCCCCGGAACGGGGCTGGTTTCATCCGTGAAAAGATGAACGCCATTGAATGAATCGAATAATTTGAACCTTTAAATCTGAGTTCGATTGCTAAATCATGAATATAAAAATCCCCTTTGTTACGGGAGACTTCTTCCTGAATGATTTGAAAAGATTATGAATCGAACTGAGGTTCAAAAAATAATGCTGAACGATGTGCGGCTAAAAAAACGGGTTGTAGATAAATCAGTGTAAGAGGCAATAAACCGAGCACCATTGGTGCGTCATATCCGTAGCCCCAGGCCACTGCGCAGCGGTGGTCTGGGGTTAGAGGGGCGAACATCAGACATGGGAGCGCCGTAGTTAGCGATATATCCGTACTCTGGCAAGACGACGAACCCATATTTACCCGCAATGTATGTTATTGAAATCAGATTAAATTCAGGGTTCATTTGATGCCGCACCTACGGAGCTTCTTATTAATGGGGCATCGTTATACCCCACGGAAATGCTACGCATTCCCGTGGGGCTACGGATATGCCGCCCCGGAACGGGGCTGGCTTGTAGTTATAAAAAAGGTGAATGCCCTTGATTAAATCGAATAATTTGAATCTAAAATTCATGTTGATCGATGCGTAACCTAAAAAACTTTGTGTAAATAGATCTGTGTTAATGTGCATAAAGTAGTGCTGTCTCATGCATAAAGCTCCGGAAGAACGCTGACCAGACACATCGGAATTTCCTTATTTTATTGGCAGCTGATAGAAATTAAAAGCTCCTATGGAAAAAAACTTGCGGGTTTTACCCAACATAATATCGTTGACACGACATTAGCACCATTGGTGCGGCATAACCGTAGCCCCAGGCCATTGCGCAGCGGTGGCCTGGGGTTAATTAGTGGGCATGAAACATGGGAGCGCCGTAGGTGCGAAATATCCGTACCCTGCATGACGACCAACCCATTTTTACCCAAAATTTATTTTATTGAATTCGAAAACTTAATCAAGAGCTGCTAACTAACCTATTAAAATGAACATATCATGCCAAACACCTATTCTAAGCTACATGCACAAATTATATTTGCCGTAAAGGGACGATCCAATTTCATTCACAATGAATGGAGAGATGAATTCTATAAATACATTTCCGGGATTGTAGGTGGGAAATCTCAAAAGCTATATTCCATCGGGGGTATGCCCGATCACATTCATTTGCTCATAGGATACAAACCTTCTGTTTCAATCTCTGATCTTGTAAGAGATATCAAATCCAACTCTTCAGCATTTGTTAACCGAAAGATGTTCAGTGATAAGAAATTTCAGTGGCAATCAGGATTTGGAGCGTTTAGTTACGGACAATCACAGATAGCCGATGTGATTCGATATATCGAAAATCAGCCAGAGCACCACAAACATCGAACGTTCAAAGAAGAATATATTCAGTTTCTGAAGAATTTTAATATTGAATACGACTCAGACTATCTGTTTGAATTTTATGACTGAGATTGAATTCAGAGTCCAAATGATGCCGCGCCTACGGCGCTTATTTCTAATGGGGCATCCTTACACCCCACGGAAATGCTACGCATTCCCGTGGGGCTACGGATATGCCGCCCCGGAACGGGGCTGGCTCGTAGCTATAAAAAGGTGATTGTCCTTGATTAAATCGAATAATTTGAATCTAAAATTCATGTTGATCGATGCGTAACCTAAAAAAATTTGTGTAAATAGATCTGTGTTAAAGTGCATATAGTAGTGATGTCTTATAGATAAAGCTCCGGAAGAACCCCAACCAGACACATCGGGATTTCCTTATTTAATTGGCAGCAGATAAAAATTCAAAGCTCCTATGGAAAAAACTTGCGGGTTTTACCCAACATAATATCATTGACACGACATTAGCACCTTTGGTGCGTCATATCCGTAGCCCCAGGCCACTGCGCAACGGTGGTCTGGGGTTAATTAGCGAGCATGAAACATGGGAGCGCCATAGGTGCGATATATCCTTAGCCTTGCAAGGCGACCAACCCATCTTTACCCACAATGGATATTATTGGATGAATTCAGGGTTCGAATGATGCCGCGCCTACTACGGCGCTTCTTTTTAATGGGGCATCGTTATACCCCACGGAAATGCTGCGCATTCCCGTGGGGCTACGGATATGCCGCCCCGGAACGGGGCTGGTTTCATCCCTGAAAAGGTGAATGCCATTGAATGAATCGAATAATTTGAACCTTTAAATCTGAGTTCGATTGTTAAATCATGAATATAAAAATCCCATTTGTAACGGGAGACTTCTTCCTGATTGATTTGAAATGATTATGAATCAAACTGAGGTTTAAAAAAATGCTGAACGATGTGCGGCTTAAAAAACGGTTTGTAGATAAATCAGTGTAAGAGGCAATAAACCGAGCACCATTGGTGCGTCATATCCGTAGCCCCAGGCCACTGCGTAGCGGTGGCCTGGGGTTAATTAGCGAGCATGAAACATGGGAGCGCCGTAGGTGCGATATATCCGTAGCCTTGCAATACGAGGGACCCATTTTTATCCGCAATGTATTTTATTGAATTCAAGGTTCAAATGATGCCGAACCTACGGCACTTCTTATTAATGGGGCCTACGGACATGCCGCCCCGAAGCGGGGCTGGTTTCGTCTCTGAAACTTATAATTTAGCCTTTATTGAGGGGGATGCGGTTAAGGTATAAAAAACGCCATCCATGAAATACAACATGCAGATCAAAACGGAACAAGTTTTGGTTCATTCAGTTATTAAGCTGTTTAGTTGGATCATTTTAATTTGGAATAGCACATGGTTTACAAGTATTATTTCGTATCAAAATTACTGCTGATTGTACAAATTTGTACATATGGGTTTTAAAGAGAGCTTTGCGCCACAGGCATCCATTCAGGGTATTACTGCCCCGTGTATACGCTGTTTCTGTGGACTGACGGGTTAGTGCCAATGGCGCAAAGTACTCTTAAACAGGTTTCGGTTATTACATAAAAACAGACGTAATACTTGGCTAATAGAGATAGTTATGAATTCAAAGAGAAAAATCCTCTTTCTGCTGCCATCCCTGCGGGGCGGAGGAGCTGAACGAACATTAATTAACCTGCTGCACAAAATTGACTACGACAGGTATGAGGTTGACCTGGTTGTTGTATCTAAACATGGAGTTTATGTAAATGAGGTGCCGCCGGAAGTAGAGGTCACGTACCTGTTTAAAAATCATTTACTGGTGCGGGTTCTGGGCTATCTGAACCGGACATTCAGAGTTTCCTGGTTTTTCAAAAAGAAAATGGCTGCACTTACAAAAGAGTATGACCTTGGGGTTTCATTCCTGGACAGTAACTATACCGATCTGCTCTTTTTAAATGAAAAAATTGAGAAACGGGTGGCATTCGTTCACGGTTCCTATCTGACTCACAGCAATTATGAGAAGTTTTACCGGTATGAAAAACACAGGAAATGGCTAAAAAATAACCGGTATTCAAACCTGGATGGGATCTATTTTGTCTCCCGGGATTCAATGTCTGATTTTATTGAGCTCTTCGGAGAATTTCCTGAAATGGGTGTTGTTTATAATCTGATTGATAAAAAAGCTGTGATCCAAAAATCGGAGGCTGAGACAGGTGGCCTGAAATTTGACAAGTTTACCTTCTCAGCAGTCGGGAGTCTCATGCCGATTAAAGGGTTCGACCGGCTTGTGAGGGCCGCAAAAATTGTAAAAGATCAGGGGTACGATTTCAGGCTCTATATTGCCGGAACCGGTGAAGAAGAGCAGAATCTGAAGGAGCTGATCCATGAACATAAACTCGAGGGGACTGTAGAGCTACTCGGTTTTATGAAGAACCCGTATCCGCTTATGAAAAATAGCGACGTATTTCTGATGAGTTCTGTTTCGGAAGCATTGCCCACGGTATTGTGTGAATCGATGATACTGGGGGT
Above is a genomic segment from Rhodohalobacter sp. SW132 containing:
- the tnpA gene encoding IS200/IS605 family transposase, whose translation is MPNTYSKLHAQIIFAVKGRSNFIHNEWRDEFYKYISGIVGGKSQKLYSIGGMPDHIHLLIGYKPSVSISDLVRDIKSNSSAFVNRKMFSDKKFQWQSGFGAFSYGQSQIADVIRYIENQPEHHKHRTFKEEYIQFLKNFNIEYDSDYLFEFYD
- a CDS encoding glycosyltransferase, translated to MNSKRKILFLLPSLRGGGAERTLINLLHKIDYDRYEVDLVVVSKHGVYVNEVPPEVEVTYLFKNHLLVRVLGYLNRTFRVSWFFKKKMAALTKEYDLGVSFLDSNYTDLLFLNEKIEKRVAFVHGSYLTHSNYEKFYRYEKHRKWLKNNRYSNLDGIYFVSRDSMSDFIELFGEFPEMGVVYNLIDKKAVIQKSEAETGGLKFDKFTFSAVGSLMPIKGFDRLVRAAKIVKDQGYDFRLYIAGTGEEEQNLKELIHEHKLEGTVELLGFMKNPYPLMKNSDVFLMSSVSEALPTVLCESMILGVPALVTNCSGCRGLVEEGEYGLMAEQDDRDYAEKMMHYMDQPDLLSHYSRKSSERTKLFDDEQVLKTYQNIFDGKEAVPA